The Hymenobacter sp. 5317J-9 genome has a window encoding:
- a CDS encoding Smr/MutS family protein — protein sequence MNVGDRVRLLTGTEEGIVTRLLDSELVEVAIDNDFTIPVLRREVVVVAQEEGKNFDRAAPDLGPGQVPGRNANASKKDKSKRPGQPAAASRPVQPSLQEALAAAASSGAGIAKPAGIVSGATGAKQPAAAKGLFLALVHQSPELLAVTLINNTEADVLYTYGEETSARPYRALAADKLGPKASSKPLSFLHLKDFETWPAVVFQLLPTRLNGDAAYELLTKRQAFKASTFYSSQKPAPVIGKEAYLFQLDEKAAASIAPEQLAQEAPAPAPAPAPATPAGVDAAALKAQLSGDAPAKPAAVVAAAAPAPAAPVVAPPHEFDLHLEALRPDNKEELSNTAILRLQLDAFEDALSRALATNMHEIVFIHGMGNGVLRKEIHRQLSRNKDIKFFEDARKEKFGFGATLVRLK from the coding sequence ATGAACGTAGGAGATAGAGTCCGGCTGCTGACCGGCACCGAAGAAGGAATCGTTACCCGCCTGCTCGACAGCGAGCTGGTGGAAGTGGCCATCGACAACGATTTTACCATTCCCGTGCTGCGGCGCGAAGTGGTGGTGGTGGCCCAGGAAGAAGGCAAGAATTTCGACCGCGCCGCCCCCGACCTGGGCCCCGGCCAAGTGCCCGGCCGCAACGCCAACGCCAGCAAAAAAGACAAAAGCAAGCGCCCCGGCCAGCCCGCGGCCGCATCCCGGCCAGTCCAGCCTTCGCTGCAGGAAGCCCTGGCCGCGGCGGCTTCAAGCGGCGCCGGCATCGCCAAGCCAGCCGGCATTGTGTCCGGCGCGACCGGCGCCAAGCAGCCAGCGGCCGCCAAAGGCTTATTTCTGGCCCTGGTGCACCAGTCGCCCGAGCTGCTGGCCGTCACGCTCATCAACAACACCGAGGCCGACGTGCTGTACACTTATGGCGAAGAAACCAGCGCCCGCCCCTACCGCGCCCTGGCCGCCGACAAACTGGGCCCCAAAGCCAGCAGCAAGCCCCTCTCCTTTCTGCATCTGAAGGATTTTGAAACCTGGCCGGCCGTGGTGTTTCAGCTGCTGCCCACCAGGCTCAACGGCGACGCTGCCTACGAGCTGCTCACCAAGCGCCAAGCCTTCAAAGCCAGCACTTTCTACAGCAGCCAGAAACCGGCGCCGGTAATTGGCAAGGAGGCCTACCTCTTCCAGCTCGACGAGAAAGCCGCCGCCTCCATCGCGCCCGAGCAGCTGGCTCAGGAGGCCCCGGCCCCGGCCCCGGCGCCCGCCCCCGCCACGCCGGCCGGCGTGGATGCCGCCGCGCTCAAAGCCCAGCTCAGTGGCGATGCACCGGCCAAGCCGGCAGCCGTGGTAGCGGCCGCTGCGCCCGCGCCTGCCGCGCCGGTCGTAGCCCCGCCCCATGAGTTCGACCTGCACCTCGAAGCCTTGCGACCCGACAACAAGGAAGAGCTGAGCAACACCGCCATTCTGCGCCTGCAGCTCGATGCGTTTGAAGACGCGCTGAGCCGCGCGCTGGCCACCAACATGCACGAAATCGTGTTCATCCACGGCATGGGCAACGGCGTGCTGCGCAAGGAAATCCACCGCCAGCTGAGCCGCAACAAGGACATCAAGTTCTTCGAAGACGCTCGCAAAGAGAAATTCGGCTTCGGTGCCACGCTGGTGCGCTTGAAGTAG
- a CDS encoding N-acetylglucosamine kinase has protein sequence MILIADGGSTKCSWCQLDDAHNRVYFNTEGYNPDFIDTAGIVASLNQHLPDTLPRDQVRDVYFYGAGVSSAQKAEVIAGALRQLFPNTKAHVTEDLLAAARALLGRKPGFAAILGTGTNSCLYDGEKITYNVDSLGYFLGDEGSGSFFGKRLLRDYLRGLLPDGLQEALKEEYKLGTRNEILDRLYNQPLPNRYLASFAKFAYDHNNVSYCRDIVLEGFETFFQNLVLHYPRYQEYSFNCVGSVGYNFRDVLTQVAKNHGMEVGKIIRSPIDDLVAYHEEDL, from the coding sequence ATGATACTTATTGCCGACGGCGGTTCCACCAAATGCAGCTGGTGCCAGCTCGACGACGCGCACAACCGCGTTTACTTCAATACCGAAGGGTACAACCCCGACTTTATCGACACGGCCGGCATTGTGGCCTCGCTGAACCAGCATCTGCCCGATACGCTGCCGCGCGACCAAGTGCGCGACGTGTATTTCTACGGCGCCGGGGTGTCGTCGGCCCAAAAGGCCGAAGTCATTGCCGGGGCCCTGCGCCAGCTCTTCCCCAACACCAAGGCCCACGTGACCGAGGACCTGCTGGCCGCCGCCCGAGCGCTGCTGGGCCGCAAGCCCGGCTTTGCCGCCATCTTGGGCACGGGCACCAACTCCTGCCTCTACGACGGCGAAAAAATCACCTACAACGTGGATTCGCTGGGCTATTTCCTGGGCGATGAGGGGTCGGGGTCGTTTTTTGGCAAGCGGCTGCTGCGTGACTATTTGCGCGGCCTGCTGCCCGACGGCCTGCAGGAAGCCCTGAAAGAGGAGTACAAGCTGGGCACGCGCAACGAAATCCTTGACCGCCTCTACAACCAGCCGTTGCCCAACCGTTACCTGGCCAGCTTCGCCAAGTTTGCCTACGACCACAACAACGTGAGCTACTGCCGCGACATCGTGCTCGAAGGCTTCGAAACGTTCTTCCAAAACCTGGTGCTGCACTACCCGCGCTATCAGGAGTACAGCTTCAACTGCGTGGGCTCGGTGGGCTACAATTTCCGCGACGTACTGACGCAGGTGGCCAAAAACCACGGCATGGAAGTGGGCAAAATCATCCGCTCCCCTATCGATGACCTAGTGGCCTACCACGAAGAGGACTTATAG
- a CDS encoding DUF2279 domain-containing protein gives MTFIACPFVPVRRWLLVGLWAVGGQALAPAAAAQNPARADSTVLLAPQTAASASPDSLAMRRRRLRLLVGGSAVGYGVIYTGLTTAWYTGERVPLHWFNDLPEWQQLDKCGHFWGAFQESRGAVDMLRWAGLSERKAIWYGSFVGFAIQSPLEILDGRDPEYGASATDLAANFLGSAGLLAQQLAWHDIRIMPKWSFHLTGYAQRRPNVLGSNVPERWLKDYNGQTYWLCTDVGAFLKPGNRWPRWLQPALGYGGEDMVYNDDATNAAAGLRPYRQFYLSLDVDLRRIPTRSVVLKRVFYALSIFHLPAPALEYNPRNGFGFHALYL, from the coding sequence ATGACGTTTATTGCCTGCCCATTTGTTCCCGTACGACGTTGGCTGTTGGTGGGGCTGTGGGCCGTGGGCGGACAGGCCCTGGCGCCCGCCGCCGCCGCGCAGAATCCCGCCCGCGCCGATAGCACCGTGCTACTCGCACCGCAAACAGCTGCATCGGCGTCACCCGATTCGTTGGCGATGCGCCGGCGCCGCCTGCGCCTGCTAGTAGGCGGCTCGGCCGTGGGCTACGGCGTCATCTACACGGGCCTCACCACGGCCTGGTACACCGGCGAGCGGGTGCCGCTGCACTGGTTCAACGACCTGCCCGAGTGGCAGCAGCTCGATAAGTGCGGGCACTTTTGGGGCGCCTTTCAGGAAAGCCGCGGCGCCGTCGACATGCTGCGCTGGGCCGGCCTGAGCGAGAGAAAAGCCATTTGGTACGGCTCCTTTGTGGGGTTTGCCATCCAGAGCCCGCTGGAAATTCTGGACGGGCGCGACCCGGAGTACGGCGCGTCGGCCACCGATTTGGCCGCTAATTTCCTGGGCTCGGCGGGCCTGCTGGCCCAGCAGCTGGCCTGGCACGACATCCGCATCATGCCCAAATGGTCGTTTCACCTCACCGGCTACGCCCAGCGCCGCCCCAACGTGCTGGGCAGCAACGTGCCCGAGCGTTGGCTCAAAGACTACAACGGCCAGACGTATTGGCTCTGCACCGACGTAGGCGCTTTTTTGAAGCCCGGCAACCGCTGGCCGCGCTGGCTGCAGCCCGCCCTGGGCTACGGCGGCGAAGACATGGTGTATAACGACGACGCCACCAACGCCGCCGCCGGCCTGCGCCCCTACCGCCAGTTTTACTTGTCGCTCGACGTGGACCTGCGGCGCATCCCCACCCGAAGCGTGGTGCTCAAGCGGGTGTTTTACGCCCTGAGCATTTTCCACCTGCCGGCCCCGGCCCTGGAATACAACCCACGCAACGGTTTCGGCTTTCACGCGCTCTACTTATAG
- a CDS encoding alpha-amylase family glycosyl hydrolase, with the protein MQTFTRITMLLCSLLAWTAQAQVVTTSPVFFTDTTPVTITFDATQGNGALANFTGNVYIWTGTVTNLSTSNTNWRNVHSTTFNQADPTALMTRDASNPNIYRITFTPRTYYPIPAGETLLRLGMIFKNADGTVVGRAAGGGDIFVDAAQAALTARITSPAPGTNGNPLFVNQNTQVSVTGAASASANLAFTLNGTQVAQQTNATTLTSNITISQTGRSVVRFTAVSGTSQAVDSLVFVVRPTVVTAALPAGAKDGITYLNGGTSVILNLTAPNKQFVYAIGEFNNWQTPNSAFMNRTPDGNRWWVQINGLTPGVEYAYQYLVDGELRVADPYCEKILNPNDDRFIPSVTYPNLKPYPTGATTGNVSVLQTNQAPYVWTTTNYQRPSRADLVIYELHLRDFVARHDYQTLRDTLNYLSRLGVNAIELMPINEFEGNESWGYNPSFYFAPDKYYGTKNDLKRLIDECHRRGMAVVLDMVLNHSFGQSPMVQMYFDNATGKPAANSPWFNQDPTHPFNVGYDFNHESAFTKYFSKQVMAFWLQEYRVDGYRFDLSKGFTQVNNPTNVGAWGAYDQSRINIWKDYYDAMKVVDSNVYCILEHFADNSEERVLADYGMMLWGNMNYNYNEATMGYVSTSNFSGGYYGTRNFASPNLVTYMESHDEERLMFKNITYGNQANPAHNVRDLNTALARTEAAAAFFLTVPGPKMIWQFGELGYDISIDQNGRVGNKPILWNYYQNANRRQLYEVYRALIALKKKEPVFENPTTYTQSLAGAAKSIHLSDANTKVTIIGNFDVTATTIDPAFQTTGKWYNYLSGDSITVTNPNALITLQPGAYAVYTSRRIKKATLLPTRTQAAAAVLRLTASPNPTASTALLQYELPTPAAVTMTVQNLLGATVRTVSTAAPQAAGPHSVSLPVQGLAEGVYLVRLTTPQLSQTIRLVVQH; encoded by the coding sequence ATGCAAACATTTACCCGCATTACCATGCTGCTGTGCAGCCTGTTGGCCTGGACGGCTCAGGCGCAGGTGGTCACCACGTCGCCGGTGTTTTTCACCGACACCACGCCCGTGACCATCACCTTCGACGCTACCCAGGGCAACGGCGCGCTGGCCAACTTCACCGGCAACGTCTACATCTGGACCGGCACCGTGACCAACCTGAGCACCAGCAACACCAACTGGCGCAACGTGCACAGCACCACCTTCAACCAGGCCGACCCCACCGCGCTGATGACGCGCGACGCCAGCAACCCCAACATTTACCGCATCACCTTCACGCCGCGCACCTATTACCCCATTCCGGCCGGCGAAACCCTGCTGCGCCTGGGCATGATTTTCAAAAATGCCGACGGCACCGTGGTGGGCCGGGCGGCGGGCGGCGGCGACATTTTTGTGGATGCCGCCCAAGCGGCGCTCACGGCCCGCATCACCAGCCCCGCGCCGGGTACCAACGGCAACCCACTGTTTGTGAACCAGAACACGCAGGTGAGTGTGACCGGCGCCGCCTCGGCCTCGGCAAACCTGGCTTTTACCCTCAACGGCACCCAAGTGGCTCAGCAAACCAACGCCACCACGCTGACGTCTAACATTACCATTTCTCAGACGGGCCGCAGCGTGGTGCGTTTTACGGCGGTGAGCGGCACGTCGCAGGCCGTCGATTCGCTGGTGTTTGTGGTGCGCCCCACGGTGGTGACGGCGGCCCTGCCCGCCGGTGCCAAGGACGGCATTACCTACCTCAACGGCGGCACGTCGGTGATTCTGAACCTGACGGCGCCGAACAAGCAGTTTGTGTACGCCATCGGCGAGTTCAACAACTGGCAGACGCCCAACTCGGCCTTCATGAACCGCACGCCAGATGGCAACCGCTGGTGGGTGCAAATCAACGGCCTGACGCCGGGCGTGGAGTACGCCTACCAGTATTTGGTAGATGGCGAACTGCGCGTGGCCGACCCGTACTGCGAGAAAATCCTGAACCCGAACGACGACCGGTTCATCCCAAGCGTGACCTACCCCAACCTGAAGCCCTACCCCACGGGCGCGACCACCGGGAACGTGTCGGTGCTGCAAACCAACCAGGCGCCGTACGTTTGGACGACGACCAATTACCAGCGCCCCAGCCGCGCCGATTTGGTGATTTATGAATTGCACCTGCGCGATTTTGTGGCCCGCCACGACTACCAGACCCTGCGCGACACGCTCAATTACCTGAGCCGCCTGGGCGTGAACGCCATCGAGCTGATGCCCATCAATGAGTTTGAGGGCAACGAGAGCTGGGGCTACAACCCGTCGTTCTACTTCGCGCCCGATAAGTACTACGGCACCAAAAATGACCTGAAGCGCCTCATCGACGAGTGCCACCGCCGCGGCATGGCCGTGGTGCTCGACATGGTGCTCAACCACTCCTTCGGCCAGTCGCCGATGGTGCAGATGTATTTCGACAACGCCACCGGCAAGCCCGCCGCCAACAGTCCGTGGTTCAACCAGGACCCCACGCACCCCTTCAACGTGGGCTACGACTTCAACCACGAAAGCGCGTTTACCAAGTACTTCTCGAAGCAGGTGATGGCGTTCTGGCTGCAGGAATACCGCGTCGACGGCTACCGTTTCGACCTGAGCAAGGGCTTCACGCAGGTGAACAACCCCACCAACGTGGGGGCCTGGGGCGCTTACGACCAGTCGCGCATCAACATCTGGAAGGACTACTACGACGCCATGAAGGTCGTGGACAGCAACGTGTACTGCATTCTGGAGCACTTCGCCGACAACTCCGAAGAGCGGGTTCTGGCCGACTACGGCATGATGCTGTGGGGCAACATGAACTACAACTACAACGAAGCCACGATGGGTTACGTCAGCACCTCGAACTTCAGCGGCGGGTACTACGGCACCCGCAACTTTGCCAGCCCGAACCTGGTGACGTACATGGAAAGCCACGACGAAGAGCGGCTCATGTTCAAGAACATTACCTATGGCAACCAGGCCAACCCCGCCCACAACGTGCGCGACCTGAACACCGCCCTGGCCCGCACCGAAGCCGCCGCGGCCTTCTTCCTCACCGTGCCCGGCCCGAAGATGATTTGGCAGTTTGGCGAGCTGGGCTACGACATCAGCATCGACCAGAACGGCCGCGTGGGCAACAAGCCCATCCTGTGGAACTACTACCAGAACGCGAACCGCCGCCAGCTCTACGAGGTGTACCGGGCCCTCATCGCGCTCAAGAAAAAGGAGCCGGTGTTTGAAAACCCCACCACCTACACGCAGTCGCTGGCCGGCGCGGCCAAGTCCATTCACCTGAGCGACGCCAACACGAAGGTGACCATCATCGGCAACTTCGACGTGACCGCCACCACCATCGACCCGGCCTTCCAGACCACCGGTAAGTGGTATAACTACCTCAGCGGCGACAGCATCACCGTCACGAATCCCAACGCCCTGATTACGCTGCAGCCCGGCGCCTACGCCGTGTACACCTCGCGCCGCATCAAAAAGGCCACGTTGCTGCCCACGCGCACGCAGGCGGCCGCCGCGGTGCTACGCCTCACGGCTTCGCCCAACCCCACCGCCAGCACCGCGCTGCTGCAGTACGAGCTGCCCACGCCGGCCGCCGTCACGATGACTGTGCAAAACCTGCTGGGCGCCACCGTGCGCACCGTGAGCACGGCCGCGCCGCAAGCCGCCGGCCCGCACAGCGTGAGCCTGCCCGTGCAAGGGCTGGCCGAGGGCGTGTATCTCGTGCGCCTCACCACGCCGCAGCTCAGCCAGACCATCCGACTGGTGGTGCAGCACTAA
- a CDS encoding metallophosphoesterase — protein sequence MYDLIGDIHGHAAELHRLLKKLEYAPDAQGIYRHAAGRQVIFLGDFIDRGPAIRETLQVVRGMVDGGAALAVMGNHEYNALAFWEFDPGGGHLRPHWPNHILQHMETIKEFSSKERFAEWREFLAWFRTLPLFLELPGLRVVHACWDVRYIAYLREQLPDARLTEDFLLRASRVGSDEFAAIEVTLKGHETLLPNGHHFFDKDGHRRTRVRTAWWRDPAASTYRSYFLEAIEALADQPVDVAALPNSSYYQDETPVFFGHYWLSGEPQLLTPHSVCLDYSVAKGGELVAYRWHGEQVLTPTGLVRA from the coding sequence ATGTACGACCTCATTGGCGATATCCACGGCCACGCGGCCGAGCTGCATCGGCTGCTGAAAAAACTGGAATACGCTCCCGATGCGCAGGGCATTTATCGGCATGCGGCGGGACGCCAGGTCATTTTTTTGGGCGATTTCATTGACCGCGGGCCGGCCATCCGGGAGACCCTGCAGGTGGTGCGCGGCATGGTGGACGGCGGCGCGGCCCTGGCTGTGATGGGCAACCACGAATACAACGCCCTCGCGTTTTGGGAATTTGACCCCGGCGGAGGGCACCTGCGGCCCCACTGGCCCAACCACATTCTGCAGCACATGGAAACCATCAAGGAGTTCAGCAGCAAGGAGCGGTTTGCGGAGTGGCGCGAGTTTCTGGCGTGGTTTCGCACGCTGCCGCTGTTTCTGGAACTGCCGGGCCTGCGCGTGGTGCACGCCTGCTGGGATGTCCGCTACATTGCCTACCTGCGCGAGCAGCTGCCCGACGCGCGGCTGACGGAAGACTTTCTGCTGCGGGCCAGCCGCGTGGGCTCCGACGAGTTTGCGGCCATCGAAGTGACTCTGAAAGGCCACGAGACGCTATTGCCCAACGGCCACCATTTCTTCGACAAAGACGGCCACCGCCGCACCCGCGTGCGCACCGCGTGGTGGCGCGACCCGGCCGCCTCCACCTACCGCAGCTACTTCCTCGAAGCCATTGAGGCGCTGGCCGACCAGCCCGTGGACGTGGCCGCCCTGCCTAACTCCAGCTACTATCAGGACGAAACGCCGGTGTTTTTCGGCCATTACTGGCTCAGCGGCGAGCCCCAGCTGCTCACGCCGCATTCGGTCTGCCTCGACTACAGCGTGGCTAAGGGCGGCGAGCTGGTGGCCTACCGCTGGCACGGCGAGCAGGTGCTGACGCCCACCGGCCTGGTGCGGGCCTGA
- a CDS encoding RagB/SusD family nutrient uptake outer membrane protein translates to MKKSLYRGLTALTLSTALAGLNTSCTKDLDQTPKYELTPDKVYVSLPAYKQVLAKLYGGFALTGPSGPGSGDIVGIDAGTSDYIRQYWSAQELTTDEAVIAWNDPGVQEWHRMNWDATDPLTRGLYNRMYYEIAICNEFIREASDDNLSSRLGSGDQGEAKRYRAEARFLRAVAYLHVIDLFGNGPFVTEKDAIGGPLPSYATRQQLYSYVESELQALTTELAPARTNEYGRVDQAAAYGMLARLYLNAGVYTGTPQYAKAAEAAKKVVDSGFSLSTTASGRVSSAYGRLFLADNNLAPAKDEIIWPVIFDVNSVQSYGGTTFLVNGATSGADATWQRLVGQSTGWGGLRTTSALVDKFFLAGGDTAKDRRGRFYTTGQTLAINDLSQFTQGLGVLKFRNINSAGAPQGASLNFSSVDFPMLRLADMMLIYAEAATRGNADRSIALGYVNQLRRRAFGLPIATPSAVADITDAQMTSAFILDERARELHWEGTRRSDLIRYNQFVEGTYLWPWKGGVANGQSVNAKYNLFPLPASDLAANPNLKQNTGY, encoded by the coding sequence ATGAAAAAATCATTATACCGGGGGCTGACGGCCCTCACCCTGAGCACCGCTCTGGCCGGCCTGAACACGTCCTGCACCAAGGACCTGGACCAGACGCCCAAGTATGAGCTCACGCCCGACAAAGTGTACGTGAGCCTGCCCGCCTACAAGCAGGTGCTGGCCAAGCTCTACGGCGGCTTCGCCCTGACCGGTCCTTCGGGCCCGGGCTCGGGCGACATCGTGGGCATTGACGCTGGTACGTCGGACTACATCCGCCAGTACTGGAGCGCGCAGGAGTTGACCACCGACGAGGCCGTGATTGCCTGGAATGACCCGGGCGTGCAGGAGTGGCACCGCATGAACTGGGATGCCACCGACCCCCTCACCCGCGGCCTCTACAACCGGATGTACTACGAAATTGCCATTTGCAACGAGTTCATCCGCGAAGCATCCGACGACAACCTCAGCAGCCGCTTGGGCAGCGGCGACCAGGGCGAAGCCAAGCGCTACCGCGCCGAGGCCCGCTTCCTGCGCGCCGTGGCTTACCTGCACGTTATCGACCTGTTCGGCAACGGTCCCTTTGTGACGGAGAAAGACGCCATCGGCGGCCCGCTGCCGAGCTACGCTACCCGCCAGCAGCTGTACAGCTACGTGGAAAGCGAGCTGCAGGCCCTGACCACCGAGCTGGCCCCGGCCCGCACCAACGAGTACGGCCGCGTAGACCAAGCTGCCGCTTATGGCATGCTGGCGCGTTTGTACCTGAACGCGGGCGTTTACACCGGTACCCCACAGTACGCCAAAGCCGCCGAGGCTGCCAAAAAAGTGGTGGACTCCGGCTTCAGCCTGAGCACGACTGCCTCCGGGCGCGTGTCGTCGGCTTACGGCCGCCTGTTCCTGGCCGACAACAACCTGGCCCCGGCCAAGGATGAAATCATCTGGCCCGTTATTTTCGACGTGAACAGCGTGCAGAGCTACGGTGGCACCACCTTCCTGGTGAACGGCGCCACTAGCGGCGCCGACGCCACCTGGCAGCGCCTGGTGGGCCAGTCCACCGGCTGGGGCGGCCTCCGCACCACCAGTGCCCTCGTCGACAAGTTCTTCCTGGCAGGTGGCGACACCGCCAAGGACCGTCGGGGTCGTTTCTACACCACCGGCCAGACGCTGGCCATCAACGACCTGAGCCAGTTCACCCAAGGCTTGGGCGTGCTGAAATTCCGCAACATCAACTCGGCCGGTGCTCCCCAGGGCGCTTCGCTCAACTTCTCGAGCGTGGACTTCCCGATGCTGCGCCTGGCCGACATGATGCTGATTTACGCCGAAGCCGCCACCCGCGGCAACGCCGACCGCAGCATTGCCCTCGGCTACGTGAACCAGCTGCGCCGCCGCGCTTTCGGCCTGCCGATTGCTACGCCCAGCGCCGTGGCCGACATCACCGATGCCCAGATGACCAGCGCCTTCATCCTCGATGAGCGCGCCCGTGAGCTGCACTGGGAAGGCACGCGCCGCTCCGACCTCATCCGCTACAACCAGTTTGTGGAAGGCACCTACCTGTGGCCCTGGAAGGGAGGCGTAGCCAACGGCCAGTCGGTGAATGCCAAATACAATTTGTTCCCGCTGCCGGCCTCGGACCTGGCGGCCAACCCCAACCTGAAGCAAAACACGGGCTACTAG
- a CDS encoding SusE domain-containing protein, translated as MKNWLTQAAVGLFAVAALASCSKDENKVTVAPSATSTLTASANSAVLTQANAAQTAITFNWTPVTFALSGTDYKKAPAVTYELQVAKSADGFGYPGIISVTGTGTSKAVTVQDLNTALTFLNVTPGVATPVFVRLAAGVGTDRHSFVSNAVPLTVTGYKVCLPPNSDVWSIIGPAGVDWNTDVPLVYNCDTKTYDLTRNLNAGEFKFRKNSDWGVNYGGNSPTGGALVANGSNIAVATPGLYTIKFNLATLTYTVTR; from the coding sequence ATGAAAAATTGGCTTACCCAAGCAGCCGTCGGCTTGTTTGCCGTAGCTGCGCTGGCATCTTGCTCGAAGGACGAGAACAAGGTTACCGTGGCGCCTTCGGCAACGAGCACGCTCACGGCTTCCGCCAACTCGGCGGTGCTGACCCAGGCAAACGCGGCCCAGACGGCCATCACGTTTAACTGGACGCCGGTGACTTTCGCACTCAGTGGCACCGACTACAAAAAGGCCCCGGCGGTGACTTACGAACTGCAGGTGGCAAAGTCCGCCGACGGCTTCGGCTATCCGGGCATCATCAGCGTGACCGGTACAGGCACGTCGAAAGCCGTTACGGTTCAGGACCTGAATACGGCCCTTACTTTCCTAAACGTGACGCCTGGCGTGGCTACGCCGGTATTCGTGCGCTTGGCCGCTGGTGTAGGCACCGACCGCCACAGCTTCGTTTCGAACGCCGTGCCCCTTACGGTTACGGGCTATAAAGTGTGCCTGCCCCCGAACTCGGACGTGTGGTCCATCATCGGCCCCGCCGGTGTGGACTGGAACACCGACGTGCCGCTGGTGTACAACTGCGACACGAAAACCTATGACCTGACCCGCAACCTGAACGCCGGCGAGTTTAAGTTCCGCAAGAACAGCGACTGGGGCGTGAACTACGGCGGCAACTCGCCCACCGGCGGCGCGCTGGTAGCCAACGGCTCGAACATTGCCGTGGCCACGCCCGGTCTGTACACCATCAAGTTCAACCTGGCCACCCTGACTTATACCGTAACCCGCTAA